The nucleotide sequence CCACCCGCCGAAGGCCTGCATGGCGTGGTAGACGGCGTCGATGCCCGCCTCCACCGCCGCGGCCTTCGCGACGTTGGCCTCGTAGCCGCAGTCCTCGCCACGGTCGAACAGCCACGACGCCTTCCGTCGCATCAGGCGCGCCGTCTCGACGCCCGTGTAGGCCTTCGTGATCGGGAAGGAGACGCCCTGGTGGGTGCCGATGGGCGCGCCGAACACCTCGCGCTCGTTGGCGTAGTCGACGGCCTTCGAGACGGCGAGTTCGGCGACGCCCGTCGCGCCGGCCGCGAACCCGATCCGTTCGGGGTTGAGCGTCTCGACCAGGTGCCACCAGCCGGCGTCCTCCTCGCCCAGCAGCGCCGTCTCGGGCACGTGGACGTCCTCGACGAACACCTCGCAGGACTTCGAGTAGTTGAGGGCGTGTTTGGGGATGGGCGACACCTCGATTCCGGGGTCGTCCATGTCGACGACGAAGAGGCTCAGCCCCTCGGTTGGTTTCGCCACCTCCTCGCGCGGCGTCGTGCGGGTGACGAGGATCATGTCGTCGGCGCGGTCGGCGAAGGTGATCCAGGCCTTCTTGCCGTTCAGGACGTACCCGTCGCCGTCGCGTTCGGCGCGCGTGCCGACGTTCAGCGTGTTCGTCCCCGCGTCGGGTTCGGTGATGGCGACGGAGAAGAGCCGGTCGCCCGCCGCCAGGTCGGGCAGGGACGCCTCCTTCTGGGCCTCGGTGCCCGACTCCCGGAGCGCGACGGCGGCCATGCCCGCGGTGACGACCAGATACCAGGTGCCGGCCATCCCACAGCCCTCGGCACACAGCGTCTCCATCGCCAGCCCCATCTCCTGGAGGCCCATGCCGGCGCCGCCGTACTCCTCGGGGACCAACAGCCCGTGGAAGCCCGCCTCGCCGAGTTCGTCCCAGAAGTCGGCGGCGAACTCGCCCGCTTGCTCGCGTTCGCGCCAGTACTCGGGGCCGTACTCGGCCGCGATGTCCTCGGCCGTCGATCGGATCAGCGCGTGTTCGGGTGGCGCTTCGAAGTCCATACGTCCGTTTCGGGGATCCGCAACCTATACTCTTGCCACGGGGTGACACGTGTCGGGGTCACAGGTCCGCGAGTTGCGAGCCGTTCAGCGCGAACTTGGCGTCGTCGCCGCCGCTCGGGACGATGGGATAGACGTCCTCCTCCGGAGCGACGTGTGCGTCCACGATCGACGGGCCGTCGTACTCGAGCGCCGCCCGAAGCGTCTCGGCCACCTCGTCGTCCGTCTCGAGGCGGAAGCCCTTGGCGC is from Haloplanus salinarum and encodes:
- a CDS encoding acyl-CoA dehydrogenase family protein is translated as MDFEAPPEHALIRSTAEDIAAEYGPEYWREREQAGEFAADFWDELGEAGFHGLLVPEEYGGAGMGLQEMGLAMETLCAEGCGMAGTWYLVVTAGMAAVALRESGTEAQKEASLPDLAAGDRLFSVAITEPDAGTNTLNVGTRAERDGDGYVLNGKKAWITFADRADDMILVTRTTPREEVAKPTEGLSLFVVDMDDPGIEVSPIPKHALNYSKSCEVFVEDVHVPETALLGEEDAGWWHLVETLNPERIGFAAGATGVAELAVSKAVDYANEREVFGAPIGTHQGVSFPITKAYTGVETARLMRRKASWLFDRGEDCGYEANVAKAAAVEAGIDAVYHAMQAFGGWGYAREYDVERWWREINLTRLAPVTQQMAYNHIATEIGFPRSY